The following are encoded in a window of Harmonia axyridis chromosome 7, icHarAxyr1.1, whole genome shotgun sequence genomic DNA:
- the LOC123685311 gene encoding leucine-rich repeat-containing protein 15-like, which yields MCLDVRDITVCVGNKFIQGIPEKVDTNNTKICFMHGENSNIPKNAFILLTKIQNLYLNLTNIISISEGAFNRLGNLTVLGLHGNRITKIDQPIFLPLRRLATLDLSGNDISIIHNINFRGLRNLQTLILVHNYIRTITKNDFQSLPKLRYLDLSLNYIESIDTSTFSPLQFLETLNLNHNKISNIEDGAFNGLRRLKSLKLRGNLLQCVPTQELSRFPGLVIDVRDNRASCDEIRSEINVEKNVTILCEDK from the coding sequence ATGTGTCTAGATGTTCGGGATATAACAGTGTGTGTTGGAAACAAATTCATCCAAGGAATACCAGAAAAAGTAGACACCAACAATACCAAAATCTGTTTCATGCATGGAGAAAACAGTAACATACCGAAGAATGCTTTCATCCTTCTCACAAAAATCCAAAACCTCTATTTGAATTTGACGAACATAATCTCGATATCAGAAGGTGCGTTCAACAGGCTAGGAAACTTGACCGTCTTAGGTCTTCATGGGAACAGAATAACAAAAATAGACCAACCCATCTTTCTTCCTTTAAGAAGACTAGCTACATTGGACCTTTCAGGTAACGACATATCAATTATTCACAACATAAACTTCAGAGGATTGAGAAACTTGCAGACCTTAATACTTGTCCACAACTACATCAGAACAATCACAAAAAACGACTTCCAATCTTTGCCAAAACTGAGATACCTGGATTTGTCCCTGAATTACATTGAATCAATAGACACCAGCACTTTTTCGCCTCTGCAATTTTTGGAAACGCTGAATTTGAATCATAACAAGATATCAAACATTGAGGATGGGGCCTTCAATGGATTGAGGAGACTGAAGAGCTTGAAATTAAGAGGGAACTTATTGCAATGTGTGCCTACTCAAGAATTGAGCCGGTTTCCAGGTTTAGTGATTGATGTTAGGGATAATAGGGCTAGCTGTGATGAGATTCGGAGTGAGATAAATGTTGAGAAGAATGTGACGATTCTATGTGAAGATAAGTAA